Proteins found in one Elusimicrobium sp. genomic segment:
- a CDS encoding helix-turn-helix transcriptional regulator → MNKFEKQLEKWNNGVLRGAQAKLAKILNVSTATVAFWATGKRTPSKGYIAQMAQLFGLAFYDVMRLFQPVTTYPEGQAAKNTSTLRETQDPSFTYTADTNSSLTDSASNSVHIPLISTIGAAWPDYAEADVCEWWTLPRAAAKGAKCLLKSQSIEQSPEATEDLFFIKPVSAFSEHTLMLLRVQNQYLLRRVYTQGESVCLCTAQGQLLQTLPAAEVTPLGEVVMKITRP, encoded by the coding sequence ATGAATAAATTTGAAAAGCAACTGGAAAAATGGAACAACGGTGTTCTGCGCGGGGCACAAGCCAAGTTAGCAAAAATACTCAATGTTTCCACTGCCACCGTAGCCTTTTGGGCTACGGGTAAACGTACCCCTTCTAAGGGATACATCGCCCAAATGGCCCAGTTGTTCGGCTTGGCTTTTTATGATGTCATGCGCCTTTTTCAACCCGTTACCACCTATCCGGAAGGCCAAGCCGCCAAAAACACATCTACGCTGCGCGAAACCCAAGACCCCTCTTTTACTTACACTGCTGACACGAACTCCTCTTTGACGGACTCCGCCAGCAACAGTGTGCATATTCCGCTTATCAGCACAATTGGAGCCGCTTGGCCCGATTACGCGGAAGCAGATGTCTGCGAGTGGTGGACGCTCCCCCGAGCCGCCGCCAAAGGCGCCAAGTGCCTTTTGAAAAGCCAATCGATTGAACAATCTCCCGAAGCAACAGAAGACCTGTTTTTCATCAAACCTGTTTCGGCTTTTAGCGAACACACTTTAATGCTCCTTCGCGTTCAAAACCAATATCTTTTGCGCCGCGTATATACCCAAGGGGAATCCGTGTGCCTGTGCACCGCGCAAGGGCAACTTCTCCAAACTTTACCCGCGGCGGAAGTAACCCCGTTAGGGGAAGTGGTAATGAAAATTACACGCCCGTAA